GATGAAATCTGGCACGCCATCGCGCCGCGCGGCACGGAGCAGACCATCGCCAGGGAAACCATGCCGAAACCCGATGCGTCGTGGACGGCAGAAGATGCCGCCGCGTTTGACCTCGTGCGTAACATGGTTTCGGAAATCCGCAGCCTCCGCTCGGCCTTTAACGTGCCGCATGACTTGCGCGCGCAGGCGGTCGTCCGAGTCGCATCGCCCGAAGCGCTTGCGGCGTTTGAAGCCGGCCGCAGTATTTTCCCGGCTCTGACGAAGTGCGATGTGGAACTTGGCGAAACGGTCGAGCGACCGGCCCATTCAGCCGCATCAGTGGTGGATGGCAATGAACTTTTTATTCGTCTGGAAGGGTTAATATCGTTCGACAAAGAAAAATCCCGCTTGCAGAAAGAGATCTCGAAGGTGACAGCCTACATCGGATCGTTGGAGAAAAAACTTTCAAACGAGAAATTTGTATCCAACGCTCCAGCCGAGGTCGTTGAAAAAGAGAGGGAAAAGCTTGAAGAGTCGCGTACGCTGGTTCGTAAGCTTCAGGAGAACCTTGAAGTGCTGAGTCAGTAAAACAGCGTTTTTTCAGGCTTGAGTCAAAAAAAGTCCGATTTTTTTCAGATATTCCGAGTTTGAACTCGTTTGTCCGGAGAGCCGCTGCTGCGGTCGATGGCTGTAATCCGACTGACAGGCCGTAGCGTTCAGTGCACCTGACAGTGTCGCGAAGTTCGAACGAGGAACTTATTCCATGAGGCAATTGAAGATCAGTAAACAGATTACCAACAGGGAGAGCCTCTCCCTCGACCGTTACCTCCAGGAGATCGGCAAGTACGATCTTTTGACGGCCGAAGACGAGGTGAAGCTTACGATGGCCATCAAGGAAGGCTATGACATGCCGGTTGATACCGTCGAGTACAAACGCGCCAAGCGTGCGCTCGACAAGCTGATCAAGGGTAACCTCCGGTTCGTTGTTTCGGTGGCCAAGCAATACCAGAACCAGGGCCTGACCCTCGGCGACCTGATCAACGAGGGGAACCTCGGGCTGATCAAGGCGGCCAAGCGCTTCGACGAAACCCGCGGCTTCAAGTTTATCTCTTACGCTGTGTGGTGGATTCGGCAGTCGATTCTGCAGGCACTTGCTGAGCAGTCGAGGATTGTGCGTCTGCCGCTCAACCGTGTGGGCACGCTGAACAAGATCAGCAAGGCCTACAGCCAGCTTGAGCAGGAGTACGAGCGTGATCCGAACACCAAGGAGCTTGCCAATTTGCTCGACATGGACTCGCAGGATGTGGCCGATACCCTCAAGATCGCCGGACGCCATGTTTCGGTCGATGCGCCATTCGCGCAGGGTGACGACAACCGCCTGCTCGACGTGTTGCAGAACGACGGCCACATGCCCGACCACACGCTGAATCGCGATTCGCTCACCCTCGAAGTCGAGCGCTCGCTTTCTGTGCTTGCCCCGAGAGAGGCCGACGTCATCCGCTCCTACTTCGGCATCGGCATGGAAAACCCGCTGACCCTCGAAGAGATCGGTGAAAAGTTCAAACTCACCCGCGAGCGCGTCCGCCAGATCAAGGAAAAAGCGATCCGTCGCCTGCGTCAGTCCGCCTACAAAGAGGTGCTCAAGGAGTACATCGGAAGCTGATTTCCAGTTCGAGACAGACAAATT
This portion of the Chlorobaculum parvum NCIB 8327 genome encodes:
- a CDS encoding sigma-70 family RNA polymerase sigma factor, translating into MRQLKISKQITNRESLSLDRYLQEIGKYDLLTAEDEVKLTMAIKEGYDMPVDTVEYKRAKRALDKLIKGNLRFVVSVAKQYQNQGLTLGDLINEGNLGLIKAAKRFDETRGFKFISYAVWWIRQSILQALAEQSRIVRLPLNRVGTLNKISKAYSQLEQEYERDPNTKELANLLDMDSQDVADTLKIAGRHVSVDAPFAQGDDNRLLDVLQNDGHMPDHTLNRDSLTLEVERSLSVLAPREADVIRSYFGIGMENPLTLEEIGEKFKLTRERVRQIKEKAIRRLRQSAYKEVLKEYIGS